Proteins encoded together in one Miscanthus floridulus cultivar M001 chromosome 16, ASM1932011v1, whole genome shotgun sequence window:
- the LOC136513288 gene encoding WAT1-related protein At5g07050-like, which translates to MAVVKDAGGESLMQRCKPYVAMISLQFGYAGMNVITKVSLNHGMSHYVLVVYRHAFATLSIAPFALVLERKVRPRITPWVFLQIFVLALLGPVIDQNFYYAGLKFTSPTFSCAMSNMLPAMTFILAVLFRMEKVNLKKARCVAKVVGTLVTVAGAMLMTLYKGRVVEMIWTKHMHLHGPHAAAAADDDKDWFTGSIFLIIATLAWASLFILQAATLKRYDAPLSLTTLICFVGTLQAIVVTFVMERQTSVWRIGFDMNLLAAAYAGIVTSSIAYYVQGLVIQSRGPVFASAFSPLMMIIVAIMGSFILAENIYLGGIIGSVLIVAGLYSVLWGKHKDNLEKEAQAAMEIPVAIKAVDGNGRIMDIVELDEVQLEKAQANANANANAAVAVTVPAEEARMQGKDQA; encoded by the exons CATGAACGTCATCACCAAGGTGTCGCTCAACCACGGCATGAGCCACTACGTGCTCGTCGTCTACCGCCACGCCttcgccacgctctccatcgcgCCCTTCGCGCTCGTGCTCGAGCGCAAGGTCCGCCCCAGGATCACGCCCTGGGTCTTCCTCCAGATCTTCGTCCTCGCGCTGCTCGG GCCGGTGATCGACCAGAACTTCTACTACGCGGGGCTCAAGTTCACCTCGCCGACCTTCTCCTGCGCCATGAGCAACATGCTCCCCGCCATGACCTTCATCTTGGCCGTGCTCTTCAG GATGGAGAAGGTGAACCTGAAGAAGGCGAGGTGCGTGGCCAAGGTGGTGGGCACGCTGGTGACGGTGGCCGGCGCCATGCTCATGACACTCTACAAGGGCCGCGTCGTCGAGATGATCTGGACCAAGCACATGCACCTCCACGGCCCgcacgcggccgccgccgccgacgacgacaaggactggtTCACGGGCTCCATTTTCCTCATCATCGCCACCCTTGCCTGGGCGTCCCTCTTCATCCTCCAG GCCGCCACGCTCAAGAGGTACGACGCGCCGCTGTCGCTGACCACCCTCATCTGCTTCGTGGGCACCCTGCAGGCCATCGTCGTCACCTTCGTCATGGAGCGCCAGACCTCCGTCTGGAGGATCGGCTTCGACATGAACCTCCTAGCCGCCGCATACGCT GGCATAGTGACGTCTAGCATTGCCTACTACGTGCAAGGGCTGGTGATCCAGAGCCGGGGCCCCGTCTTCGCCTCGGCCTTCAGCCCCCTCATGATGATCATCGTCGCCATCATGGGCTCCTTCATCCTCGCCGAGAACATCTACCTCGGCGG GATCATCGGGTCCGTGCTGATTGTCGCCGGCCTCTACTCGGTTCTGTGGGGTAAGCACAAAGATAACCTAGAGAAGGAGGCACAGGCAGCCATGGAGATCCCCGTGGCGATCAAGGCCGTCGACGGCAACGGCAGGATCATGGACATCGTGGAGCTCGACGAGGTGCAGCTGGAGAAGGCCCAGGCCAACGCCAACGCCAACGCCAACGCGGCGGTCGCCGTCACGGTCCCCGCAGAGGAGGCCCGGATGCAGGGCAAGGACCAGGCTTAA